From Deltaproteobacteria bacterium:
GCAGAAGAAGAACCTGAAGGACCTGATGAAGCTTCGTGAGCTCGACAAGCGCATCGCCCCGGGTGGCTGCGCGAGCGCCTCGCGGTACAACTGGGCGTAGTCGACAACTGTCTGGCTGGACCACGGCTCGCGGGTGAAAACCCAAGAGGCCCTCACCTCGGCGCCCTAAGTCCTACGGGATATGGGCGGCTGAAGTAGACGGAAAGATACCATGCAGAAGAAGAACCTGAAGGACCTCCTGAAGCTTCGTGAGATGGACAAGCGCATCGCTCCGTGTAACGCGCGCAACAACCGCTACAACTGGGCGTAGTCCACTGCTGTCTGGCTAGACCCCGGCCCGCGGGTGAAAGCCCGCGGGCCGGCACCTCAACGCCCTAAGTCCTTGGGGGATATGGGCGGGCGATGTAGACGGACAGCTCACATGCAGAAGAAGAACCTGAAGGACCTCCTGAAGCTCCGTGAGATGGACAAGCGCATCGCTCCGTGCCGCGCCCGCAATAACCGCTACAACTGGGCGTAGTCGCATACTGACGAGTCGGACCAATCAACCGCTTGTCATGCGGCGCGGCTCGTGAGAACGTTTTATCTCGGCTGGAGGGGCTGACTGTAGCTTTCTTCGAAGGAACGCGCGGCACGTGGGTGAAAGTTCTCGTGCTCTGAAATCGACACCCTAAGTCCTTGGGGGATATGGGTGAGCGACGATGACGGAATGAAACCATGCAGAAGAAGAACCTGAAGGACCTCCTGAAGCTTCGTGAGATGGACAAGCGTATCGCTCCGTGCAGGGCGCGCAACAACCGCTACAACTGGGCCTAGCCGTATAGCGCTCTCGGGTCGGGGCAAACGACCGCTTGTGACGCGGGCTCGGTCGTGAGAACGTTTGACTTCGGCTGGAGGGGCAGGCTGTAGCTTTCATTGGAACGCGCGGCACGTGGGTGAAAGCTCTCGTGCTTCGGACTCGACGCCCTAAGTTCCTCGAGGATATGGGCGAGCGACCAAAGACGGAACGATACCATGCAGAAGAAGAACCTGAAGGACCTCCTGAAGCTTCGTGAGATGGACAAGCGGATTGCCCCGTGCAACGCGCGGAACAACCGCTACAACTGGGCGTAGTCCGTATCGTAAGAACGGCCTAAGCACAGCGTAACATCCCAAGACAGGCAATTCTGCAGCCGGCCCCTCCGCCGAACCTTTCTTGCAGCACCTTCAGCTTCCATCTAGCCGTATAGCGGAGCGGGCCGCTGGCCTCGCCCGCAAAGACCCTCGAATCCCTCTCGTCAGATGACCAGCTCGACCCTCACCCAGCGAATGATTCGCCGCGTGATGAGATAGAGGATGGAACGCCTCCCCGCGTAGATCTTCGCGTGCCCGGTCATCCCCGGCTTGAGCAGCCGCCCCGCGTTCTGGATGTCGCTCGAAACGCGCACGGTGTTCACGAGCTCGCCTCGCTCCACCTTCTGGCCCACGGCCAGCACGCGCCCCCAGAACGAGCGCTCGGGATATGCCGTTACTTTGACTTCTACGCCGAGGCCCGGCCGTACCGCGTCGAGCTCGCGCTCCGGCACGAAGATGTCCGCCCGCATCACGGCCGAGTCGACGACCTCGACCACGGGATCCCCCGTCCGGACGTGCGTATTCACCTTCTCGTCCATGCGCGGCGTCACGACCCGGCCGGAGATCGGCGCGTAGATCCGACTCAGGTCGAGCTGCGCCCGCTTGAAGCGCAGCTCCACCTTGTAGTGCTCGATCTCCGCCTCCGTGGCCTCGATGGTCTCCGAACGGCTACCCGCACGCAGGAGCGTCAGCGCCGCCTGCGCCTCCGCGTATTCGCGCCGCCGCACCGCCACCTCGCGCTCGGCGGCGTCGAGCTTCTCCTTCGTGACCAGGTTCTGCCTGGCCAGCTTGCTAAGTCGCTCGGCCTGCTTGACGGCGAAGTGCACCTCCGTCGCCTTGGTCGCCACCGCTTGGCGCGCCTGCGCCAGCTCCTCTCGCCGCGCACCATGCCGGAGCCGCTTCAGCTCCGACATCGCGCGACGCATCTTCGCCTCGGTGTTCTCCAGATCTGCGCGGTAGCCGTGATCGTCGAGGGCCACCACGAGCTCGCCCTTGCGGATCTCGTCGCCTTCCTTCACGTGCACGTAGCGAATCTGCCCGCTCAGCTTGCTCCGCACCACGACTCTGCTGCTCGGAACCAGCACGCAGCGCTCGTTGACCCAGAGGTCGAAGGGGATCACGGCCAAGGTTGCGACGATCGCACCCAGCGCCACCAGAACGAGGAGCGCCCGCCACCGGCGTCGTCTCCGCTTCGTTCGGGCCGCCTCCTCGATCGCCCGCTCGTCCTCGGACGCGCTCTCCGCCGCCTCAACGTCGACCGGCCTCTCTCCCTCCTCCGTGATCTCGGCGTCATCCGGTAAGGGGAGCATCTGCTCGTCGGGAGACGCGACGACCTGGGTGGGGTCGTCCGCCGTGAGGATATCCTCCGCCCCATCAGTGTTCTGATCGTCCCCGTCCTGATCCTCCCCGCCGTGCTCTGACCCAGGCGCCGGGATCGGGCCTCCACCTACGTCCGTCTGCTCCTCCGGCTCTTCCAGCGTCGAGGTGCCAAACCAATCGAGCGCCTCGGCCGTCGGACCCACTCCTCCCGGCGTCGCCTGATGCGCATCGCGCATCTCCTCGACGAGGAAGTGCAGAGAGCGCAGTCTCGCCACCAGGGTCAGCAGCTCTGTCGGTGATGGGTCCCAGCCGAGCCGCGCGCGAGCGGCTCTCGCCACCTCGGGCAAGGATCGCTTGCCGTCGAAGAGCGAGATCACGCGGTACTGGCGCTCGGTGAACTCGGCGGCGCCGGTCAGGCCAGGGGCCGCGACCCGCACCACCTTCCCGCGCGCACCGTCCATGGATTGGATGCGCAAGTCAGAGCGAAGCTGCGGTCGAGTCGAACCAGTTGACATCTATCGTCGCGCGCCGCAGGCGCCACCGGGGCACCGCCATTCGGGCGTCGCCGCCCGGGCGAACGCCTCGCCGTCAACCGAGTCCCAGCGGCCTGGCGCCGCAGCCTAATGCGGTTGCCCCGGGGCCCCTAGGGCTTATCCGCTTGGCCCTTGCGCTGTCGCGTGAGGAAGGCCTCAAGGGCAGCGCGGTCTGGGTCGTTCATGGTGAACGAGATGCCCATCGCCTGGGGATGCTCGAGCCCCTCCGCCCCGCCACCGTGCCTCACCACCTCGCCCACGCACCGCATGGACCCATCTCGTCCGAGGAGCAGCAGCTCGACCTTCGTACCGACGCGGAGCGGATCGAGCGCCGCGCCGCGAGGATAGACGAGCGCCCCGAGCGAGGAGATATCCCGCACGCCGTAGTAGTTCTGTACCTTCGAGCCGAGCTCCGAGAGCCTGACCTTCAGGCCCGCCGCGACCTTCGAGTCGCGCGCAGATCCGCGGTCGGTGAAGGGCTTCGGCGCCGGCGCTTTGCGGCTCTGCACCTCGGCCCGCGCCGCCTCGCGGCTCACTAGCGCCGCCAACTCGGCTTCGATCGCCGTCACCAGGGCCTCGTCCGGCGCCTCGAAGTGCGCCCCCACGAGCAGCTCGTTCCCCTCGAGCAGCCGCCGAACCACGGTCGCCGCCAGCTCGTAACTCCGATCGTTGGCCAGGGTGAAGCGCACCGTGCAAGCCTGCCCGATCGCCGGACCGTCGGACCCCTGGACACGGGCCAGCACCCCTGTCGTGCTCAGGTTGACCCCCCAGGCCGTCCACTGCTTTCCGTTGGCGCTGAAGTAGACGAGGTTCGAGAACTTGTAGCGGGGCGCCAGACGCAGGCAGGTGCCCAGCATGCGTTCGAGCTCACCGAAGACGCGGCCCTCGACCTTCGTCTTCCCCGTCACGATGATCACGTTCGGAACCCGGTACAGGTCCCTCAACCGCCGGTCGTCCTTGATCGACACGACGATCATGCCCGTGCCCGTTTGCGGGATCATCCGCGAGAGAAGGATACTCTCCGGATGGGCGTGGTCTGCTATCACGACCCGCGGCCAGTTGCCCTCCTCGACCCACGGAGGCACCTCGCTCAGGCGTCGGACGTGCTGTAGCTGGATCTCTGGCTTGGCGTTGAGCTCGATCAGCAGCTTGTCCAGCGTGCCATCCGCCAGCGCCAAGATACGATGGTAGACATGACCCGTCTCAGTCACGACGTTCTATCCCTTCCCTGCGTCCATGGCGACCTCTGTCTGAGCCATCCCCTCGGCTCGCGTCGGCCGACTGCCCCACCTTCGCCCTGACGTTATCACAGCGACCCTCACTTGTTAGGGTCTTCGTCCCACAGGTTGACCGCCGGCCTCTCGCCCCGTTCGTGTCCCCCGGAGCTCCCCCCCCCACGCGTCCCCGCACGCGCGCGTTGCATCTTCGGCACGTTCAACTGATGCACGAGCTCCGGCGCGTCTCCGCGCTTGGTGATGACCTTCAGCTGGCCTCCCGTGGTCGCGACGTAGGCGACCTCCTGCTCGGCCACCCGGCGATAGTCGGCAGCGTCGCGTACGCGCCGGCCCTGGATTGAGAGGATCAGGTCCCCCACGCGCACCCCGAGGTGCCGCAGCATCGAGCTCGACTCGAGCTTGCTCACGATCACGCCACCCGTCAGGTCGCCCCGCCAGCCGGCGCTCGGGAAGACGCTCAGCACCGTCGCGCCGAGGCCCACGGCGGAGCTCGCGTAGTGCTCTGCGAGGCGGGTGAGCGCGGACTTGGAGATACGCACGCGTGCCCAGACGCGATACCGGTCGCCCGCCGCGGTCCGGGTGCGCTCCCAGTAGAAGTCGGCCGGGTCGGGAGCCGCGACGTGCGCCGAGCTCCAGGCGAGGTTCGCCGCCACGCGCTGCTGCCGCTTTCGGACCTCCCCCCTCACGCGCTCGATCTCGCCTCCGTCTCCCGAGATCAGCGCTCGCTCGAGCTGCTGCAGGTAGTTCCGGCGATGTCCCAGGAAGAGCGGGGCGACGATCTCGCTCCAGCCCGCGTCGCGAATGGAGGTCCCCACGTAGTCGGCGATGAGATCGTGCGCCGCGGCCTGCGCCTCGGTGAAGGCCAGCGTCTTATCCCCTGCGAGCGACGAGTCGGCCACCGCGTAAAGGTAGTCCCCGTCGTGGTAGGTCTTCTTGTCCCTCCACTCCGGCGCCTGGGGATGGCTCGACTCCGTCGTCGGCTGCTCGGTAACGCCTCCACGAGACGGCCCTTCCCCTCCGCGCCTCGTCCAGAGCAATGCGGCCGTCGTCGCCCCGCCAGCGGCGAGGAGCGCCACGAGACCGAGCCCAACGAGACGCGTCGGCGCCCCGCCCGAGCTGGCTCGCGCGACGGGCGGCGCCACGGTTCCGGAGGCCGCGGGCGCAGCGGGCGCGAGCGCGGACTGCAGCTGCGGCCGTTCCTGCTCGGCGCGAAGGCGCGCCTCCGCCACCAGGTCTCGGACCTCCTTCGGGGCCATGGGCTGCGAGAGGCCCGACGCCCTGACCAGCACCGAGTCCTCGGCCGCGCACTTCGTCGTCCCCTTGCATTCCGTGCATTCGAGATCGGGCGCCGACGCGAACCTCAGCAGGTCGTGGAAGGCGTCCATGTCGATCTCGCGCCGCAGAACAGTCGCGCAGCGACCGCACCGGTAGGGCAACGACAAGGTCACCACGTCGGCGGGGGTTACCAGGTCTTCGGCCACATCCAGGTCGCCGAGCAGGGAGGCCGGCATCCCACAGATCCAGAGCCGCTCCACGAGCGACCGGGACTCCGCGATCAGCTGTCGCCAGAGCTTCCGCCCCGCGGTGGGCACGCGGCGCACACCGATGACGTCGAAGACCACCTCGCCCTCCAACCCCTCGACGACCTTCGAGGCCGGAAAGGTCTCGTCCACGTCGCCGGAAATCTGCACCAGGGTGCGCGCTCCAACGACCGTCTTCTGGACCTTCGTACGTCGCGGGGTGGCCGCTATCTCGTGGTCCAGGTTGCGCGCGAGAAAGGCCGCGACCTCCTCGGGGATGCGACTCGGGGTCTGGCGCGAGAGGTACGAGAAATAGGTCTCCGGGTCGTCGCTGAAGCGCATCGTGCCGCCGCACGACTCGCACGGCGCCGGCTTCGGATTCCGCCCGTGGATCTCGTCCCGGTGCGCCACCATGTCCATCAACCGCGCCTGGTCGGCACCGCAATCGTCGCAAAGGTAGGGCGCCTGAAACGACAGGATCTGCACCGACTGCATGAACCCGACGACGAGGTTCGCGTTGTCGATCACGCGCGGCGTGCAATCTATCGCATAGGCCTTCACGTCGCGCTGGTGCATCGCGCGCAGGAAGTCCATCCACTGGCGAATCCCGAACGAGGTGATGCGGCGTATCCGGCTCAGATCCAGAATGACCACCGCGCGCACGCGCTGGGCCAGCTCCTCCGCCGCGAAACCCTCGTCGACGACGCCCTCGATTCGGAGGAGCGTGATCTCCCCCTCCTCGGTCTTGAGAATGTCGAGCTTGGGCTGGACGGCCTCGGCCGGCGGCATGCGCTAGGTCATTCCGTGCGTAATGGGTAGCTGAGCGACGGACAACCGTAACACCCTCGGTGCATCACTTCAAGTTCTGCACCGTTGTCGGCGCTGGCGCGTAGCCCGCGCGCATCCCCTCGGGTGCGCGCTCGTGGTGGGATCTGCTCCGAACTCTCACTCGCGGCGCAGGCTGTCACGCGCCCCGCACCACGAGCGAGGCCACCTCCCCGAAGACGGGGTGGAAGTGCGCGGGCAACCCCCTCTCGAGCCTCTCGACGAGCTCGGCGATCGGCCCCTCTCCCTCGCGCGTGACCAGCGGCCACCGCAACACCAGATCGTTGATGCCTCGCCGCACCAGCCCCGCATCGATCCGCACCCGGCCCGTCGTCCAGCCGGTCGCCACGGAGATCGTCCCGCACGCCTGCCCGTTGACCAGCACGCCCACGCTCCGCGGCGACGCGTCGCGGTGCGAAGCGGGTGACAGCCGAAGGGTGATCTCGGCCTCCAGGGTCTTCCCCCCTTCCGTCGGCAAGAAGAAGCTCGAATCGGGCCACCACGCGCGAAGCGCGAACGGCGCACCGATCGTCCCGCCGTGGCTCGTACGGACCACCGAGTCGCAGTAGAATTCGTCGGCCAGGTCCAGGCCATCGCTCCGTCGCCCGTGCGTCGTACGGAGCACGGCCTCAACGATCTGCTCCCCGGATCGCCCGTGGCGCTCGAGGGTCCGCAGGATGGCGCGGATGGTCGGCCCCGACAGCTCTCTCAGCCCATAGGGCTTCGTGCTGAAGCCATACGGCGAGCCGTACACCCGCCGTGCCCCACCGGCCAATACCGGCGAGCACCGCGCCAGACGCGCGAGCGCGAAGTCGACCATCGTATCCAGGATGCTCGGCGAAAGCGTCACGGCCTGCTCGAGGAGGAAGTCGGCCAGGTCTCCGCGGCGCGCCCGGCTATTCAACGCGTCCACGTTGTGGCTCGCCGCGTGAAGATACGCGCGAGCCCGTAGCTCCGCCGACGGCGGGTTGAGCGCAGGACCGTGCTCGAGAACCTGGCGCCACTCGACCTCCCTCTCGTCGGTGCTGCCTGCGGCCCGAAGCACCCCGGCGGCCACCGCCGCGGCCGTGACTCGAAGACCCTCGTAGGACATGTGGCAATAGTCGAGAAAGAGCCGCCGCCCGGGCACCGGTCCGCCCGTGTACTCGGCAAAGACCTTCGGCAGGTCGACGCGCGTCCAGCCATCGAGCGCCTCGCTCTCGCGAAAGATCGCGGCCTGCTCCTCGATGAGCCGCGCCGGAAACTCGATCGTCGCGTCCCACCCCGACGCCGCTGCATCTCGCCGAAACGCGCGCTCCGCCTCGTCCCACTGGCCGAGCCCGAGCAGGGCCCGCCCGAGGAGATGCTGGCTCGAGGCGCACATGCCGCCGTCCAGCTCGATCATCCTCTCCGCGAGCGACACCACCTCGCGATACTCGCCGGCCGCGAGGAGATCCTGCCCCTTCTGGTAGAGCGCATGCCACGCCGCCGTGCCGCCCCCCGGCAGCCAGCAGACGGGCTGCCGCGCCTCCCAGTCCGCGAGGTTGTCCTCGGGAATGACGAAGACCCCCTTGATCCCCGCCACCGTGACGATCTCGTTCAGGTTGTGGATCGTATCGTCCGAGTAGGTCGCGGAGCGCCGCACCATGGCGCGGGCCAGCTCCGGTATTCCGCCCTCGCGCACGAATTCGGCGTGACCTTGCGCCGAACTCACGTCCAGATGGGCGTGGGTCCGAATGGGCCAGTTATTGCCCGTCATGAATACCATGATATCGGGCTTCAGCTGCAGAGCCTCGAGGGCGATCTCCACCGTGCCGGAGGGCGTCTGCGCTATGCGCGTAAGATCGATGATCTCAAAGATGCCTGGCCCACGCAGCGCCTGTAGCTGGTCTTCGATCAGCGAGGCGAGCGTCCGCTCGGGCAGGTGAAAGAGACCGGCTGCTGCCGACTCCCCGAAGTAGCAGACGCGAATCGGCAAGGGCCCACGCCGGGGGTACAGAGTCTGCCGGCAAGACCAATCCTCGTCGCAGTTGATATGCGGCTCGTACGATCGCTCGAAGCGCAGCTCGCCATCCTCGCCCCGAACGGGGTTCCAGATGCCGATCGGCGTGGCCTCGTCCTCCTCGGACGACGACGCCTCCGGGCCCGAGCTCGCCACGTCGCCCCCACCGTCCCCCTCTCCGCTGGCGGGCAGACCCTCCATCGGCGGGCTGGTCAGCGTCCCCGTCGCTTGCAGCAGGCGTACCGTCCGGAGCCCATCCGGACCGGTGAGAAGTCCCGCCAGCGCCTCACAGCGCTGGCGTCGAGGGTCCTTGTTCGTCTCGTCCATGGGAGTATTCCTCGAGCTGCTCGGCCTAGAAGAAGGAATAGATGGTGGGGCTGATCTCCCCCGGCGCCTCTCCCACCATCGGAGAGTAGTTCAGCGAGCGCAGAAGCGGCCGCCACTCGGCGGGCAACGCCCCGCGGTCGACGATGAAGTCCTCTAGCACCACGGCATCGATGTCCGAGTTCGCCATGCAGCGCAGCGCATCGTCCGGAGTGCAGACGATCGGCTCCTTCCGCACGTTGAAGGAGGTGTTCACGATCATCGGACACCCGGTCCGCCGATGGAAGGCGTCGATCAAGGCCCAGTACCGCGGGTTGTCCGAGGCGGAGACCGTCTGCGGACGCGCGGAACGGTCGACGTGGGTCACGGCCGGCACGTCGATCTCGGAGGTCACCTGGCAGGTCTCGAGCATGAAGGGGGAACGATGATCGAGCGCGAAGTGCTTCTCGGCCTGCTCCTCGAGCACGCTGGGCGCGAAGGGGCGGAAGGCCTCCCTCTTCTTCACGAGCTGATTGAGACGTTCGCGCATGTCCGCGACCCGCGGATCGGCGATGATGCTGCGCGCCCCCAGCGCCCGCGGGCCGAACTCCATCGCTCCCTGAAACCAGCCGATCACCTGCCCTGCGACCAGCCGGTCGACGACCGCCTCGAGCAGCTCGGCCTCCCGCCCGCGGAAGTCGAGGGCCGGGAGCTCCATGTCGGCCAGGATATCGGCCACGCGCTCCGAGGAATACGACGGGCCGAGGTAGACGTGCGCCAGCCGTTCTCCCGAATGTCGGCGGCCCGTGAGCTTGGCGTGGGCGAGGGCCGCCGCCCCGAGGCACGCGCCGGAATCTCCGGCCGCCGGCTGCACGAAGAGCCGCTCGAACGGCCCATCTCGCAGAACCCGACCGTTGGCCACGCAGTTGAGCGCCACTCCCCCCGCCATGCAGAGATTCGGCGAGTCGACCTTCGACCGCAGGTACTGCGCCTTGGCCAGCAGGACCTCCTCGAGCACGACCTGCATGCTGCGCGCCACGTCGTGGTGAAACGGCAGAATCTCCGACTCCGGGGCGCGCGGCGGCGTTCCGAACAGCTCCGCCAGGGCATCCGAGAACATGCGCGACTCGCGGAGGAAATCGAAGTAGCGCATCGAGAGCGCGTACTGACCGTCCGGTCCCTCGGTGATGAGCTCGCGCACCTGGTCCACATAGCGCGGCTCCCCGTAGGGTGCGAGCCCCATGACCTTGTACTCGGCGCTGTTCACGCGAAAGCCGAGATATCCCGTAATTGTGCTATAAAGCAAACCCAAGGAATTCGGGAAATCGACCTGTTCGAACAGCTCGACGCGCGCGCCGTTTCCTCGCCCGTAGCTCGTGGTCGCCCACTCGCCGACGCCGTCGACCGTGAGGATGGCGGCGTCCTCGAAGCCCGAGTAGAGGAAGCTGCTCGCCGCGTGCGAGAGGTGATGGTCGAACAGCTCGATGGGACCCTCGTAGCCCAGGCGCTCCCGTATCTCGAGCTCCGGGCGCTGCGCGTCGAGCCAGGGGAGCGACGGATCGCCGCCGACGGGCATGCCCGTCCAGAGCTGCCGCGAGAGCTTTCTCGCCGGCAGCTCATAGTAGGCGATGCAATGGAGGTCCTGAATGCCGATGCCGCCCGCCTCGAGGCAGAACCGGAAGGCCGCCAGGGGGAGACTGGAATCGTGCTTGATGCGCGAGAAACGCTCCTCCGCCGCCGCCGCTATCAACTCACCGTCGCGTAGCAGGCAACAGGACGCTTCGTGATAGTAGGCGGAAATGCCCACGACGTTCATGGTTGGGTCTCTCCGCACCTCGCGGGGAGGTGCCTCGCGGGCCTTGGGGCCCAGCTCTCGTTCGACGTCGTTTGAGTCGGATGATCCTCGGGCAACTCCTCGAGGCTGTCAACTCGACTAGAGGAGCCCCCACAGGTCGACCTTCAGCAGGCGCCACGCCGGCCGGAACAAGACCTTCGCCAGCGGAACCGGCTCGAGGACGATCTCGGCGCGACCGGTCATCCCCCCCACCAGCGCCAGCGACTCCGGGTTGTTGACGGGGCAGCGGGTCTCGAAGACGCGCCCGTAGCCGCGGGTGGCCGTCGCCTTCTGACCCACCTCGTTGACCGCACACTCCACCGTCTGGTCCGACGGCAGGGCCCAGAGCTTGAACCGCACCGGCGCGCCGACGTGCACGTCGGCGACGTCGTCGGCAGGAGCACGCAAGATGGCCTTCATGCGCCGGGCATCGGCAATCTCGAAGAGCCCCTCGCCGCTACCCACCCAGCGCCCCACGAACTCGGCGGGTCGCACGGTCAGGACCCGCCCGCCGATCGGCGCACGCACGACGCTGAGCTGGATCCGCCGCAGGAGCACTGCCTCCTCCACGTCGGCGCGCGCGAGCTCGGCGCGCAAGCCGAAGATCTGCTCCCGGGGAGCCTTCGCCGCCACCGTGCGCAGGCGCGCCACCGCCTCCCCGATGAGGTTCTCGCTCGAGGCGAGCTGCCGCCGCGCCACCATCTCCGCCTCTTGCGTCGCCCCACCCGCCGAGGCCAGCCTGCGCGCCCGCTCCCACTCGGCCGCGGCATAGCGCGCCCGGGTTTCTTCCAGCGCCACGCGCGCCCGCGCGACCTCCAGGCGAGGGCGCACCGCGCCACGCTTCGCCTCCTCGAGCTCGAAGCGAACGATCTGACGGGCCGCACGCACGGCCGCGAGCTGCGCCTCGAGCTGCGACGTATCCAGCCGCAGGAGCGGCTGCTGCCGTGCGACGGCCTGCCCTTCGGCCACGTAGACCTGCGCCACCCGGCCCGGCTCGCTGGCCCGCGCCATCGCGTGCGCCCCGGGCTCGAGCGTCACCGGCGCCTTCACCTTCACGCTCCACCGGACGAGCCCCATGATCGCCACCGGCGCGCCCAGGATGAGGACCAGTTGCACCAGGTGCGCCGGACGGAAGAAGGCTCCGAGGTTGCTCCGCAGGGTGCTCCAGAACATTCGCGCGAGCGGGAGGATGATGCCACCGACGGACCCGACGATGATCCCCGCGCTGATGGCCACGCCCCACCCCCCGAGGTTTGCCACGAGATAGACGCAGATCACGCCCAGCACGAAGGAGATGAGGATGTAGAGGCGCCAGAGCGTAGCGGGGATCTGATACGCGACGTACAGGGCGCGGATCGCCCCGCTCACCGGCGGCAAGATATTCGTTCCCGTGAGCAGGGAGATGAGAGCAGCTTGCGCGTAGCCCGCGGCCTCCTGGTAGAGGTTCGGCCGGCGGAGCAGATCCATGAGGATGTAGTAGCCGTCGAGCTTGATGAAGGGGACGAGGTTCAGCAGCGTTTGCAGGGCGGCAACTGCCGCCACCACCGCACCGATCGTTCCGGTGAAGGTCCCGGGAGCCGAGACACGCCAGAGGATGGTCCAGAGGGAAGTCATGAAGCAGTCGCTGATGATCCCCGCCAGCGACACGAAGACGCGGTTTCGGCGCGAGAAGAAGTAAGCGTCGCTCACGTCGCAGTAGGCCACCGGAACCATGTAGACGAAGGCCATCCCGATGGACTTGACCGTGCCACCGAAGTGCTTGCACGCCAGGCCGTGGGACATCTCGTGAAGGAACACGGCGACGGTGAGGTAGATGACGGTCGTCACCCCGACGGTCGAAACCCCGAGCGCGGAGACACTCTGCTTGATCTCCTCGGTGTTGGCCAGGAGGATGGCGACCCCCGTCACGACGGTGCTCGCCCATACGAGGAGAAAGGCAGGCGAGAAGACGAAGCCCCCGATCAGCCCATCGAGCCGCGTCAGGAACCGATCGGGGTTGAAAAGTGCGCGCCGAGTGGCGCCGGCGAACTCGCTCTTGCCGGCCGACGATGCCCGAATCGTCAGGCACGCGCGCTGGATCGCATCTCGGAAGCGCTGGGCCCGCGCGTTCTTCGGGAAGCGCTCGAGCACCCGATCGAAGCAGCCGAGGGCGCGCTGGGGATCGTTGCTGTGGAGAGCCTCGAGCCCCTCGGCAAAGAGGCTACGCTCCTCGGATCGATTGGTTCTCCGGTCGGACGCCTCCCGCGACGCCCGGCGGCGCTCCGTGGTCCCGATCGAGAAGCCCTCCTTGACGAGGTCCTTGCGCGCGATGGCGGCGATACGGGCCTGGATCTCGGGGCTGCGGTAGTTGATGGCTGTCACCACCATCAGCTGGTTGCGTCGCAAGACGTCGACGAACTCGGCGACGTCTGTGACGTCAACCTCGACCTCGAAGCTCTCGGACAGGTCGCGCGCCACCTCCGCTATCGACCGCGTGCCGTCGAGGCGATTCAGAATCTCGATCTGGAAGAAGTTGAACTCGAAATAGCGATCGAAGATGGGGTCCTTGACGATGTGCACCCCCTCCACATCCTGTGAGGCTCGGATGATCACGTCAGGACGCAGTCTAGGGCGATACGTCCGCGCCACTATCCCACTCCGCTTCGAGCACGGGGCTCAGAAAACGAACTCCACGCGCATCCACCGCATCAGCCTGCGCGTCGCCAGGTGCAGCACCGATCGCTTGCCGCAGTATATCTTGGCATTCCCGGTCATCTCGGGCTTGAGAATCTCGCCGGGATTGTGAAGCTCGCTGACCACCCGCATGCTGTTGACGAGCTGACCGACCTCGACCTTCTGGCCGATCGAGACCACCTTTCCCCAGAAGCTGCGCTCGGGATAGCTTCGTACCTTCACTTCGACGGGAAGGCCCACCCTGACCGCGTCCAG
This genomic window contains:
- a CDS encoding HlyD family efflux transporter periplasmic adaptor subunit; protein product: MHIVKDPIFDRYFEFNFFQIEILNRLDGTRSIAEVARDLSESFEVEVDVTDVAEFVDVLRRNQLMVVTAINYRSPEIQARIAAIARKDLVKEGFSIGTTERRRASREASDRRTNRSEERSLFAEGLEALHSNDPQRALGCFDRVLERFPKNARAQRFRDAIQRACLTIRASSAGKSEFAGATRRALFNPDRFLTRLDGLIGGFVFSPAFLLVWASTVVTGVAILLANTEEIKQSVSALGVSTVGVTTVIYLTVAVFLHEMSHGLACKHFGGTVKSIGMAFVYMVPVAYCDVSDAYFFSRRNRVFVSLAGIISDCFMTSLWTILWRVSAPGTFTGTIGAVVAAVAALQTLLNLVPFIKLDGYYILMDLLRRPNLYQEAAGYAQAALISLLTGTNILPPVSGAIRALYVAYQIPATLWRLYILISFVLGVICVYLVANLGGWGVAISAGIIVGSVGGIILPLARMFWSTLRSNLGAFFRPAHLVQLVLILGAPVAIMGLVRWSVKVKAPVTLEPGAHAMARASEPGRVAQVYVAEGQAVARQQPLLRLDTSQLEAQLAAVRAARQIVRFELEEAKRGAVRPRLEVARARVALEETRARYAAAEWERARRLASAGGATQEAEMVARRQLASSENLIGEAVARLRTVAAKAPREQIFGLRAELARADVEEAVLLRRIQLSVVRAPIGGRVLTVRPAEFVGRWVGSGEGLFEIADARRMKAILRAPADDVADVHVGAPVRFKLWALPSDQTVECAVNEVGQKATATRGYGRVFETRCPVNNPESLALVGGMTGRAEIVLEPVPLAKVLFRPAWRLLKVDLWGLL
- a CDS encoding carbamoyltransferase: MNVVGISAYYHEASCCLLRDGELIAAAAEERFSRIKHDSSLPLAAFRFCLEAGGIGIQDLHCIAYYELPARKLSRQLWTGMPVGGDPSLPWLDAQRPELEIRERLGYEGPIELFDHHLSHAASSFLYSGFEDAAILTVDGVGEWATTSYGRGNGARVELFEQVDFPNSLGLLYSTITGYLGFRVNSAEYKVMGLAPYGEPRYVDQVRELITEGPDGQYALSMRYFDFLRESRMFSDALAELFGTPPRAPESEILPFHHDVARSMQVVLEEVLLAKAQYLRSKVDSPNLCMAGGVALNCVANGRVLRDGPFERLFVQPAAGDSGACLGAAALAHAKLTGRRHSGERLAHVYLGPSYSSERVADILADMELPALDFRGREAELLEAVVDRLVAGQVIGWFQGAMEFGPRALGARSIIADPRVADMRERLNQLVKKREAFRPFAPSVLEEQAEKHFALDHRSPFMLETCQVTSEIDVPAVTHVDRSARPQTVSASDNPRYWALIDAFHRRTGCPMIVNTSFNVRKEPIVCTPDDALRCMANSDIDAVVLEDFIVDRGALPAEWRPLLRSLNYSPMVGEAPGEISPTIYSFF
- a CDS encoding PilZ domain-containing protein, with protein sequence MTETGHVYHRILALADGTLDKLLIELNAKPEIQLQHVRRLSEVPPWVEEGNWPRVVIADHAHPESILLSRMIPQTGTGMIVVSIKDDRRLRDLYRVPNVIIVTGKTKVEGRVFGELERMLGTCLRLAPRYKFSNLVYFSANGKQWTAWGVNLSTTGVLARVQGSDGPAIGQACTVRFTLANDRSYELAATVVRRLLEGNELLVGAHFEAPDEALVTAIEAELAALVSREAARAEVQSRKAPAPKPFTDRGSARDSKVAAGLKVRLSELGSKVQNYYGVRDISSLGALVYPRGAALDPLRVGTKVELLLLGRDGSMRCVGEVVRHGGGAEGLEHPQAMGISFTMNDPDRAALEAFLTRQRKGQADKP
- a CDS encoding HlyD family efflux transporter periplasmic adaptor subunit — protein: MDGARGKVVRVAAPGLTGAAEFTERQYRVISLFDGKRSLPEVARAARARLGWDPSPTELLTLVARLRSLHFLVEEMRDAHQATPGGVGPTAEALDWFGTSTLEEPEEQTDVGGGPIPAPGSEHGGEDQDGDDQNTDGAEDILTADDPTQVVASPDEQMLPLPDDAEITEEGERPVDVEAAESASEDERAIEEAARTKRRRRRWRALLVLVALGAIVATLAVIPFDLWVNERCVLVPSSRVVVRSKLSGQIRYVHVKEGDEIRKGELVVALDDHGYRADLENTEAKMRRAMSELKRLRHGARREELAQARQAVATKATEVHFAVKQAERLSKLARQNLVTKEKLDAAEREVAVRRREYAEAQAALTLLRAGSRSETIEATEAEIEHYKVELRFKRAQLDLSRIYAPISGRVVTPRMDEKVNTHVRTGDPVVEVVDSAVMRADIFVPERELDAVRPGLGVEVKVTAYPERSFWGRVLAVGQKVERGELVNTVRVSSDIQNAGRLLKPGMTGHAKIYAGRRSILYLITRRIIRWVRVELVI